The genome window CTCATTCTATTTTTGCGTTTCTCGTTTCTCGTATCGTTTTAACTCGTTTCTTGTAATACTGTCTTTATCAATTGGCAACAAGAAACAGGGAAGCTCAAGCTTTCATGGCTGCATCTCCTACGCGCATCAACGTGCCTTCTTCAAAATGCCGGCCAAGGAGTTGCATTCCAACCGGAAGTCCATTCGAATGATTCCCTGCTGGTACAACCAGGCCAGGAATTCCCGCAAGATTTGCAGTAACTGTATAAACATCACCCAAATACATCGCCAGCGGATCTTCAATCTGGCTCCCCAGCTCAAAACCGGGTGTAGGGGAAGCTGGCGTCAATAATACATCAACTGTTTCAAAAACCCGATCAAAATCTTGTCGAATTAATTGACGCACGCGCTGGGCCTTGCCGTAATACGCATCGTAGTAGCCCGAAGAGAGCACATACGTGCCCAGCATGATTCTACGCTTTACTGCCGTTCCAAATCCTTCTGTTCGCGTACGAACATACATCTCTGACAATAGCGAAGATTGTGCACCAAGCGCCTCCTCTACCACAGCTACCGCTTCAGCGCTCCCTTCCCGGCGGGCGACTTGTAACTCACGTTCCAGTTGTTGTTTTTGCTCCGAGAGCTCGGCACGTACCGCTTTCATGTCGGTTCGATGGCCATACCTAACCCCATCATAACGGGCCAGGTTACTCGAAGCTTCAGCCGTCGCCAGGATGTAATACGTTGCGATACCATACTCGGTGTGCGGGAGCGACACATCTTTGACACGGGCGCCGGCTTTTTCGAGCTGCTTTATCTGTACTTGCAGCAACGCTTCAATTTCAGGATCAAGGCCGGCTGCATAGTATTCAGCAGGCAGCCCAATCGTCAATCCAGCAACATCTCCGGTAAGGTGAGACGCATAGTCGTCAACGGGCACTGCCACACTGGTTGCATCCCTGCTGTCGTGGCCTGCAATCGTGCCGAGGATCTGCGCTGCATCTGACACGGTATGGCCCAAAACACCGATAGAATCAAAGGAAGATGCGTAAGCGACGAGTCCATACCTGCTGATACGGCCATACGTGGGCTTTACACCAACCACCCCACAAAAAGCGGCCGGCTGACGCACGGAACCGCCGGTATCTGATCCAAGGGCCGTGTGGCACATCTGTGCAGCCACGGCGGCTGCAGATCCACCGGATGACCCACCCGGGACATACGCTGGGTTAACGGG of Bacteroidota bacterium contains these proteins:
- a CDS encoding amidase family protein, translated to MVLNTFEQAKQALQKNETSCEALVSSFLDQIEAQNEALNIFVSTDGDGALERARELDRQLAGGADLPLAGMVMGIKDVICIKGKPLTCASRILEGFESLFDATAIERLYDAGAIFVGKTNCDEFAMGSSNENSHFGPTRNPVNPAYVPGGSSGGSAAAVAAQMCHTALGSDTGGSVRQPAAFCGVVGVKPTYGRISRYGLVAYASSFDSIGVLGHTVSDAAQILGTIAGHDSRDATSVAVPVDDYASHLTGDVAGLTIGLPAEYYAAGLDPEIEALLQVQIKQLEKAGARVKDVSLPHTEYGIATYYILATAEASSNLARYDGVRYGHRTDMKAVRAELSEQKQQLERELQVARREGSAEAVAVVEEALGAQSSLLSEMYVRTRTEGFGTAVKRRIMLGTYVLSSGYYDAYYGKAQRVRQLIRQDFDRVFETVDVLLTPASPTPGFELGSQIEDPLAMYLGDVYTVTANLAGIPGLVVPAGNHSNGLPVGMQLLGRHFEEGTLMRVGDAAMKA